In the genome of Massilia sp. W12, the window TTGCCTGCTCCCGTGACCACAAAGCGGTTGCTCACGCCATACAACTCCAGCATGTCGAGCAGCGTTTGCTGCAAGCCGCGCAAGTACACCGCGACGCCGAATTCGGACGCGCTTTTGGCCAAGGCCAAGAGTAATTGCATGCCTGCCCCATCGCACTCTGTCACCGCGCTCATATCCAGCTCCAGGGGTTTGCCATCGTTG includes:
- a CDS encoding STAS domain-containing protein encodes the protein MAVLSLEGDFTIYQAAELKPLLLQVLQESRNDGKPLELDMSAVTECDGAGMQLLLALAKSASEFGVAVYLRGLQQTLLDMLELYGVSNRFVVTGAGNE